In Mycoplasma sp. OR1901, the following are encoded in one genomic region:
- a CDS encoding phosphopentomutase encodes MAKFKRIFMIVTDGLGIGPDRDQKYFGDAGANTIRSASMAEEFKIDTWKKLGIGNITNLNGNYHVPKTLAYMAKVQEVSNAKDTLAGHWEMMGIKTVTPFPTFAENGFPQELIDELSKAFDGRPIVGNKSSSGTEIINELAHEEHERGAIIVYTSHDSVLQICAHEEWTGLDNLYRYAKAAREICSSRPEWNVGRIIARPYVGTFGSFERTFNRHDYANKPNEMILNRLQDKGVEVISIGKINDIFVGQGISTHYASQGDEDGMDITIELASKDTENKFIFTNLVQFDSHYGHRRNVHGYAENIAKLDVKLGKLINAMREDDLLIITSDHGNDPLYPGFNHTREFLPATIFSKMFTKPKVLPNFQGLGTLGNIVAKNFGVDIVVETGDDIFDQLV; translated from the coding sequence ATGGCAAAATTTAAACGTATATTTATGATTGTAACAGATGGTCTTGGAATTGGTCCCGATAGGGATCAAAAATACTTCGGAGATGCTGGTGCAAATACAATTAGATCAGCTTCGATGGCAGAAGAATTTAAAATTGACACATGAAAAAAATTAGGTATCGGAAATATTACAAACTTAAATGGTAATTATCACGTTCCAAAAACTTTAGCTTACATGGCTAAAGTTCAAGAAGTATCAAATGCTAAAGATACTTTAGCAGGTCACTGAGAAATGATGGGAATCAAAACTGTAACACCATTTCCGACTTTTGCAGAAAATGGTTTCCCACAAGAATTAATTGATGAATTATCTAAAGCATTTGATGGAAGACCTATTGTTGGTAATAAATCTTCATCAGGAACAGAAATAATTAATGAATTAGCTCACGAAGAACATGAAAGAGGGGCAATAATTGTTTATACATCTCACGATTCTGTTTTACAAATTTGTGCACATGAAGAATGAACAGGTTTAGATAACTTATACAGATACGCAAAAGCTGCACGTGAAATTTGTTCATCACGTCCAGAGTGAAATGTTGGTCGTATTATTGCTAGACCATATGTTGGTACATTTGGTAGTTTTGAAAGAACATTTAATAGACACGATTATGCAAATAAACCAAACGAAATGATTTTAAATAGATTACAAGACAAAGGAGTTGAAGTTATTTCTATTGGTAAAATTAATGATATTTTTGTTGGTCAAGGAATTTCAACTCACTATGCAAGTCAAGGTGATGAAGATGGTATGGATATTACTATCGAACTTGCTTCAAAAGATACAGAAAACAAATTTATTTTCACTAACTTAGTTCAGTTTGATTCTCACTACGGACACAGACGTAATGTACATGGATATGCAGAAAATATTGCAAAACTTGATGTTAAATTAGGTAAATTAATTAACGCTATGCGTGAAGATGATTTATTAATCATAACATCTGATCATGGTAATGATCCACTTTATCCTGGATTTAACCACACAAGAGAATTTTTACCTGCTACAATATTCTCAAAAATGTTTACAAAACCAAAAGTTTTACCTAACTTTCAAGGGTTAGGAACACTTGGGAATATAGTTGCTAAAAACTTTGGTGTTGACATTGTAGTTGAAACAGGTGATGATATTTTTGATCAATTAGTTTAA
- a CDS encoding ATP-binding protein, with protein sequence MDLLKYVGETSFYEKKVKLETNKPKSWLKSVSAFANSNGGKLFFGIDDNDNLIGLKNAKEDSEYISNAIKAKLDPIPEVDLKIEKVDEKDFIMLDVKKGIQTPYYYINDGTRLAYLRIGNESVLANGNQLNDLILKGHNKSFDSLVTNIKVDKASFTKFKSMYYFKTHKDLDENFLVSFNLSSDDGYLTNAGALFADEPLVYQSRIFATRWNGLDKTNGKFEAFDDKEFSGSLLSLLQNGEEFIMMNSKKMWRKGPKNRIEYPDYPEIPVREALVNALIHRNYNEIGSEIHIDMFDDRLEIYSPGGMPDGSFIQNQNPKEVPSKRRNPFIADIFGRMNLMERSGSGLRKIIDNYKIHENYSEQFMPVFKSTNSSFYIILKNLNYNNKLIKNDFKESKNISKENDILFTLSDERKNKIILFAKENKYFTRKDIDNLLNLKYSQTRSLLSDLVSNNILEPKGDNKNRTYTLKNIKIK encoded by the coding sequence ATGGATTTATTGAAATATGTTGGTGAAACTAGTTTTTATGAAAAAAAAGTAAAATTAGAAACTAACAAACCTAAAAGTTGATTAAAGAGTGTTTCTGCATTTGCCAATAGCAATGGTGGTAAATTGTTTTTTGGTATCGATGATAACGACAATCTTATCGGACTTAAAAACGCAAAAGAAGATTCAGAATATATTAGCAATGCTATAAAAGCCAAATTAGATCCAATTCCAGAAGTTGATTTAAAAATAGAAAAGGTCGATGAAAAGGATTTTATAATGTTAGACGTTAAAAAAGGTATTCAAACACCATATTACTATATAAACGATGGTACTAGATTGGCTTATCTTAGAATCGGAAATGAAAGTGTCCTTGCAAATGGTAATCAATTAAACGATTTGATTTTAAAAGGTCATAACAAATCTTTTGATAGTTTAGTAACTAATATTAAAGTTGATAAAGCTTCTTTTACGAAATTTAAATCTATGTATTATTTCAAAACACATAAAGATTTAGATGAAAACTTTTTAGTTTCATTTAATTTATCTTCAGATGATGGTTATTTAACTAATGCAGGTGCATTATTTGCTGATGAACCACTTGTTTATCAATCAAGAATATTCGCAACAAGATGAAACGGATTAGATAAAACAAACGGAAAATTCGAAGCTTTTGATGACAAAGAATTTAGCGGAAGTTTATTGAGTTTATTGCAAAATGGTGAAGAATTTATCATGATGAATTCTAAAAAAATGTGAAGAAAAGGTCCAAAAAATAGGATCGAATATCCTGATTACCCAGAAATTCCAGTCAGGGAAGCACTTGTAAACGCTTTGATACATAGAAATTATAATGAAATAGGATCTGAAATTCATATCGATATGTTCGATGATAGATTAGAAATTTACTCACCAGGTGGGATGCCGGACGGATCATTTATCCAAAATCAAAACCCCAAAGAAGTTCCATCTAAAAGAAGAAATCCATTTATTGCAGATATATTTGGCAGAATGAACTTAATGGAAAGAAGCGGGAGTGGATTAAGAAAAATTATAGACAATTATAAAATTCATGAAAATTATTCAGAACAATTTATGCCTGTATTTAAATCAACCAATAGCTCATTCTATATCATCTTAAAAAACTTAAATTATAATAATAAATTAATAAAGAACGATTTTAAGGAATCTAAAAATATTTCTAAAGAAAATGACATATTATTTACTCTTAGCGACGAAAGAAAAAATAAAATTATTCTTTTTGCGAAGGAAAATAAATATTTTACAAGAAAAGATATTGATAATTTACTAAATTTAAAATATTCACAAACAAGATCTTTATTATCTGATTTAGTTTCTAACAATATTTTAGAACCAAAGGGTGATAACAAAAACAGAACATATACACTTAAAAATATAAAAATAAAATAA
- a CDS encoding helix-turn-helix domain-containing protein → MNFSIKNGYTTTDKPYGLYEKYNQISKEERFFIQKSIENDYSLRSVARKLKINVLSISKEFKKCKYYGSYDF, encoded by the coding sequence TTGAATTTTTCAATAAAAAATGGCTATACTACGACCGATAAACCATATGGATTATACGAAAAATACAATCAAATTAGTAAAGAAGAAAGATTCTTTATACAAAAAAGTATTGAAAACGACTATTCTTTAAGAAGCGTTGCTAGAAAATTGAAAATAAATGTTTTATCAATTTCGAAAGAATTTAAAAAATGCAAATATTATGGTAGCTATGATTTCTAG
- a CDS encoding DUF3800 domain-containing protein: MEKRKNNKINELVELYKKYGITKKVNRTIYFDESNNIRKGIIGKEKDNVKELKNLFFVLGGVALENDLKFDELLKYVKAKQKPKDAKFKFFSHKKSKFEDAISQSRLRLFFEYLLEEKILIHFHVLHFLHFSIVDIFDSLIVEDDIYNKIALIDQNINLTLKSDMFEVLYKTYDELHKLLVNYEFPNISRKKSNEFINKILKMYIDNLSYFDMNDINNITKKILREIIKSKKDLNTLVFLENNEPLVVVNDIACQYITRMLDFDDKKYFDKESEIENTLKKEYGDYENILNVEFIDSLENEEIQISDVISGFVAKLYNFLSDKPFERIHEFCNSLDSNSESFKTLNAFFKIFTISQEHSKNFIKKIIPIFIDKKFEYMCHLIMNRQI; encoded by the coding sequence ATGGAAAAAAGAAAAAATAACAAAATAAACGAACTAGTTGAATTATATAAAAAATATGGTATCACAAAAAAAGTAAATCGAACCATTTATTTTGATGAGAGTAATAACATAAGAAAAGGAATAATAGGAAAAGAAAAAGATAATGTTAAAGAATTAAAAAATTTATTTTTCGTTTTAGGAGGTGTAGCATTAGAAAATGATTTAAAGTTCGATGAATTATTAAAATATGTAAAAGCGAAACAAAAACCAAAAGATGCGAAATTTAAATTTTTTTCACACAAAAAATCAAAGTTTGAAGATGCGATATCACAGTCTAGACTTAGGCTTTTTTTCGAATATTTATTAGAAGAAAAAATTTTAATTCACTTTCATGTACTTCACTTTCTTCATTTTTCTATAGTTGATATTTTTGATTCATTAATAGTGGAGGATGATATTTACAATAAAATTGCTTTAATAGATCAAAATATTAATCTGACTTTAAAAAGTGATATGTTTGAAGTTCTATACAAAACTTACGATGAGTTGCATAAATTATTAGTAAATTACGAATTTCCAAATATTTCACGTAAAAAATCTAATGAATTTATAAATAAAATATTAAAAATGTATATAGATAATTTGTCTTATTTTGATATGAATGATATTAATAATATTACTAAAAAAATCCTTAGAGAAATAATTAAAAGTAAAAAGGATTTAAATACCCTTGTTTTTCTAGAAAACAATGAGCCTTTAGTTGTTGTTAATGACATTGCTTGCCAATATATTACAAGAATGTTGGATTTTGATGATAAAAAATATTTTGATAAAGAATCTGAAATTGAAAATACTCTAAAAAAAGAATACGGTGATTATGAAAATATTTTAAATGTTGAATTTATAGATTCACTTGAAAATGAAGAAATTCAAATTAGCGACGTAATAAGTGGTTTTGTTGCTAAATTGTATAATTTTTTAAGTGATAAACCATTCGAACGAATCCATGAATTTTGTAATTCTTTAGACTCAAATTCCGAAAGTTTTAAAACATTAAACGCTTTTTTTAAAATTTTTACTATTTCACAAGAACATTCAAAAAATTTTATTAAAAAAATTATTCCTATATTTATTGACAAAAAATTTGAATATATGTGTCATTTAATAATGAATAGACAAATATAA
- a CDS encoding FMN-dependent NADH-azoreductase encodes MKKILFLEGSLDNSDNSYSTVTMNKLYDKLVAQGHQVEKFNLNDTHSKVFLTNSTWKTYFNDINSDFWIDKLKETDLLVISESMTNFGAAAVVKNFIDSIAVANKTFSYKYSKKGDAVGLLDTLNVLVVASQGAPRDWYQWGSHISWLVGTFNFLGAKKVDTIEITGTKTALFKDTNPEAYYEDNKELFEAKLKGFDL; translated from the coding sequence ATGAAAAAAATACTATTTTTAGAAGGATCATTAGATAATTCAGATAATTCATATTCAACAGTTACAATGAATAAATTGTATGATAAATTAGTTGCCCAAGGGCACCAAGTTGAAAAATTCAACTTAAACGATACTCACTCAAAAGTTTTCTTAACAAACTCAACATGAAAAACATATTTTAATGATATTAACAGTGATTTCTGAATTGATAAATTAAAAGAAACAGATTTATTAGTTATTTCAGAATCAATGACAAACTTTGGAGCTGCAGCAGTTGTTAAAAACTTTATTGATTCAATCGCAGTTGCTAACAAAACATTCTCATACAAATATTCTAAAAAAGGTGATGCAGTTGGTTTATTAGACACATTAAACGTTTTAGTTGTTGCATCTCAAGGTGCTCCACGTGATTGATACCAATGAGGAAGTCACATTAGTTGATTAGTTGGTACATTTAATTTCTTAGGTGCTAAAAAAGTAGATACAATTGAAATTACAGGTACAAAAACAGCTTTATTCAAAGATACAAACCCAGAAGCATACTACGAAGATAATAAAGAATTATTTGAAGCTAAATTAAAAGGATTCGATTTATAA
- the atpC gene encoding ATP synthase F1 subunit epsilon — MSKMYLKITVPSGIFYENDVEIVTLKMSRGYIGIQPGHSTMFSNIEIGTLTIGWENKPGTEKYFIGGGLIYVLKDRINIITDDIVNVKDIDIQRAIEERDRLENKLRENKYSAADAYSMELKLKKTLLRIDTYNKK, encoded by the coding sequence ATGTCTAAAATGTATTTAAAAATAACTGTTCCTTCAGGTATTTTTTATGAAAACGATGTTGAAATAGTTACATTAAAAATGTCACGTGGTTATATCGGGATTCAACCTGGTCACTCAACAATGTTTTCAAATATTGAAATTGGAACATTAACAATCGGTTGAGAAAATAAACCTGGTACTGAAAAATACTTTATCGGTGGTGGTTTAATTTATGTTTTAAAAGATAGAATCAATATTATTACAGATGATATTGTAAACGTTAAAGATATTGACATTCAACGTGCTATCGAAGAAAGAGACCGGTTAGAAAACAAACTTCGTGAAAATAAATATAGTGCTGCAGATGCATATAGTATGGAATTAAAACTTAAGAAAACATTATTAAGAATTGATACATACAACAAAAAATAA
- the atpD gene encoding F0F1 ATP synthase subunit beta, whose amino-acid sequence MIKNEGTIVQILGPVVDVRFQEGKLPKLLNALTITHQDQVYTFEVAQHIGDDTARTIAMGSTNGLRRGMTVLDTGRAISVPVGNAVLGRMFDVLGNPIDDKPIGEDVERMPIHAPSPSYEEQKTSSEILETGIKVIDLLIPYAKGGKIGLFGGAGVGKTVLVQELINNIATQHNGLSVFAGVGERTREGNDLYHEMSAAGVLDKTALVFGQMNESPGARMRVALSGLTMAEYFRDKQNQDVLLFIDNIFRFTQAGSEVSALLGRMPSAVGYQPTLATEMGALQERITSTRRGSITSVQAVYVPADDLTDPAPATTFTHLDAKTVLDRGIASLGIYPAIDPLNSSSRLLDPLVVGAEHYDVAQKVVSILQRFKELQDIIAILGMGELSEEDKKIVARARRIRNFLSQPFTVAEKFSGIKGAYVPLKDTIRSFKEILEGKYDTYPEDLFRYAGSIDDVVARFNKK is encoded by the coding sequence ATGATAAAAAATGAAGGTACAATCGTACAAATTCTTGGGCCAGTAGTTGATGTGCGTTTCCAAGAGGGTAAATTACCTAAATTGTTAAATGCTCTAACTATTACACACCAAGATCAAGTTTATACTTTTGAAGTTGCACAACACATTGGAGATGATACAGCTCGTACAATTGCAATGGGTTCAACAAACGGACTTCGTAGAGGAATGACTGTTTTAGATACAGGACGTGCTATTTCTGTACCAGTTGGTAACGCAGTTTTAGGAAGAATGTTTGACGTTTTAGGAAACCCAATTGATGATAAACCAATTGGTGAAGATGTTGAACGTATGCCAATTCATGCACCTTCACCAAGTTATGAAGAACAAAAAACATCTTCAGAAATATTAGAAACAGGAATTAAAGTTATCGATTTATTAATTCCTTATGCTAAAGGTGGAAAAATTGGACTTTTTGGTGGTGCTGGAGTTGGTAAAACAGTTCTTGTTCAAGAATTAATTAACAACATTGCAACACAACACAACGGTCTATCAGTATTCGCCGGTGTTGGAGAACGTACTCGTGAAGGTAACGATTTATACCATGAAATGAGTGCGGCTGGTGTTTTAGATAAAACAGCGTTAGTATTTGGTCAAATGAATGAATCACCCGGTGCTCGTATGAGAGTTGCTCTTAGTGGTCTTACAATGGCTGAATACTTTAGAGATAAACAAAATCAAGATGTTTTATTATTCATTGATAATATCTTTAGATTTACTCAAGCTGGTTCAGAGGTTTCGGCTTTATTAGGTCGTATGCCTTCAGCTGTTGGTTACCAACCAACATTAGCAACCGAAATGGGTGCTTTACAAGAACGTATTACTTCAACAAGAAGAGGTTCAATTACATCAGTACAAGCAGTTTATGTGCCTGCTGATGACTTAACTGACCCAGCTCCTGCAACAACATTCACACACTTGGATGCTAAAACAGTTTTAGATCGTGGTATTGCTTCACTTGGTATTTATCCTGCGATTGATCCACTTAACTCATCATCTAGATTATTAGATCCGCTTGTTGTTGGTGCTGAACACTATGATGTAGCTCAAAAAGTAGTATCTATATTACAAAGATTTAAAGAATTACAAGATATTATTGCAATTCTTGGTATGGGTGAATTATCTGAAGAAGATAAAAAAATAGTTGCTCGTGCTAGAAGAATAAGAAACTTTTTATCACAACCATTTACAGTTGCAGAAAAGTTTTCAGGTATTAAAGGTGCATACGTACCACTAAAAGATACAATACGAAGCTTTAAAGAAATCTTAGAAGGTAAATACGACACATACCCTGAAGATTTATTCAGATATGCTGGTAGCATAGATGATGTTGTAGCAAGATTTAATAAAAAATAA
- the atpG gene encoding ATP synthase F1 subunit gamma produces the protein MPNLNSLKNRINVVSNTQKITNAMELVSTSKLRKMRNDYTNIISYQESLQETFDQLIANIDENDFYAIFPKNSDVKSKLFILVTSDLGLCGSYNHNAFQLLRERASEYDQIIVLGTKGISLLSSSSLKSQVIKHYSNIGDKMPYKLASEIAKLAMELYKNKEINSINLVYTKFINNINQDALCQQIFPFDFTKKDNVKTSSSVIEFEPNAETVLSSSVPLFLASTIYCLSSNSKISETASRRNAMENATNNATELISDLKLEYNRERQSKITQELTEIVAGADAT, from the coding sequence ATGCCTAATTTAAATAGCTTAAAAAACAGAATTAATGTTGTTAGCAACACACAAAAAATTACTAATGCAATGGAGCTTGTTTCAACATCTAAATTAAGAAAAATGAGAAATGATTACACTAATATCATTTCATATCAAGAATCATTACAAGAAACATTCGACCAATTAATTGCTAATATTGATGAAAATGACTTTTATGCTATTTTCCCAAAAAATTCAGATGTAAAAAGTAAATTATTTATTTTAGTAACTAGTGATTTAGGTTTATGTGGTTCATATAACCATAATGCATTTCAATTATTACGTGAAAGAGCTTCAGAATATGACCAAATTATAGTTTTAGGTACAAAAGGAATTAGTTTATTAAGTTCTAGTTCACTTAAATCACAAGTTATAAAACATTATTCAAATATTGGTGATAAAATGCCATATAAATTAGCTTCAGAAATAGCAAAATTAGCTATGGAGCTATACAAAAACAAAGAAATTAATTCAATAAATTTAGTTTATACAAAATTTATTAATAACATAAACCAAGACGCTTTATGTCAACAAATTTTTCCGTTTGATTTTACTAAAAAAGATAATGTGAAAACAAGTAGTTCTGTTATTGAATTTGAACCAAATGCTGAAACAGTGCTTTCTTCTTCAGTTCCATTATTTTTAGCAAGTACAATTTATTGTCTAAGTTCAAATTCAAAAATATCAGAAACAGCATCAAGACGTAACGCAATGGAAAATGCTACAAATAATGCAACAGAATTAATTTCAGACTTAAAATTAGAATATAACAGAGAACGTCAAAGTAAAATAACACAAGAATTAACAGAAATAGTTGCCGGAGCAGACGCAACTTAA
- the atpA gene encoding F0F1 ATP synthase subunit alpha: MAVKLDDISAIIKDRIKNINSNVDRSEIGKVISIGDGIALVNGLEKVMNSEIVTFDNGVFGLALNLEEETVGVALFGDANSVSEGDSVRRTGEVISINVGDELLGRVVDALGNPIDGKGAIVTSKKSEIFKTASGVMSRKEVNQPMETGILAIDTMIPIGKGQRELIIGDRQTGKTAIAIDTIINQKDKNVKCVYVAIGQKNSTVAQIVQKLSDSGALDYTTIVVAGASELAPQQYIAPYTGVTIAEEWMYKGEDVLIVYDDLSKHAIAYRTLSLLLRRPPGREAYPGDVFYLHSQLLERAARINKKFGGGSITALPIIETQQGDISAYIPTNVISITDGQIFTKESLFNSGQRPAVDIGFSVSRVGSSAQTKAMKQVVGSLKLELAQYNEMLAFAQFGSDLDDSTKTILDHGAKVYELLRQEQYSPIKQEIQAILLVGVKERIINPLPKEYIHEYRDNVINWATTDNVGLSLVSRIAEAGKITEEDYKLIENTVVRIVNDIVATIPEYNPNLYKQMPEKYSLKDA; the protein is encoded by the coding sequence ATGGCAGTCAAATTAGATGATATTTCAGCGATTATTAAAGATAGAATTAAAAATATTAATTCAAACGTAGATCGTTCTGAAATAGGTAAAGTTATTTCTATTGGTGACGGTATTGCACTTGTTAACGGACTTGAAAAGGTTATGAACAGTGAAATTGTTACTTTTGATAATGGTGTTTTTGGTCTAGCTCTTAACCTAGAAGAAGAAACAGTTGGGGTTGCACTTTTTGGTGATGCTAACTCTGTTTCTGAAGGTGACTCTGTTAGAAGAACTGGTGAAGTTATTTCTATAAACGTTGGTGATGAACTTTTAGGTAGAGTTGTTGATGCGCTTGGTAACCCAATTGATGGTAAAGGTGCTATAGTTACATCTAAAAAATCAGAAATATTTAAAACAGCTTCTGGTGTTATGAGTCGTAAAGAAGTTAACCAACCTATGGAAACAGGTATTTTAGCAATAGATACTATGATTCCAATTGGTAAAGGTCAAAGGGAACTTATTATCGGTGACCGTCAAACTGGTAAAACAGCTATTGCAATTGACACAATTATTAACCAAAAAGATAAAAATGTTAAATGTGTTTACGTTGCAATTGGTCAAAAGAACTCAACAGTAGCTCAAATAGTTCAAAAATTATCTGATTCAGGTGCTTTAGATTATACAACAATAGTTGTTGCTGGAGCAAGTGAATTGGCTCCACAACAATATATTGCACCATATACTGGTGTTACAATCGCAGAAGAGTGAATGTATAAAGGTGAAGATGTTTTAATCGTTTATGATGATTTATCAAAACATGCTATTGCATATAGAACATTATCATTACTTTTAAGAAGACCTCCTGGTCGTGAAGCTTATCCTGGTGATGTTTTCTACTTACACTCTCAATTATTAGAACGTGCAGCTAGAATAAACAAAAAATTTGGTGGTGGTTCAATTACTGCTCTTCCAATTATCGAAACTCAACAAGGTGATATTTCAGCATATATACCAACTAACGTAATTTCTATTACTGACGGTCAAATCTTTACTAAAGAAAGTTTATTTAACTCTGGTCAAAGACCTGCAGTTGATATTGGTTTTAGTGTTTCTAGGGTTGGTTCATCAGCTCAAACAAAAGCTATGAAACAAGTTGTTGGTTCATTAAAACTTGAACTTGCTCAATACAATGAGATGCTTGCATTTGCTCAATTTGGTTCAGATTTAGATGACTCAACAAAAACAATTCTTGATCATGGTGCAAAAGTTTATGAATTATTAAGACAAGAACAATATTCACCAATTAAACAAGAAATTCAAGCGATTTTACTTGTTGGTGTTAAAGAAAGAATTATAAACCCATTACCAAAAGAATATATTCATGAATATCGTGATAACGTTATTAATTGAGCAACAACAGATAATGTTGGTTTATCATTAGTAAGCAGAATTGCTGAAGCAGGTAAAATTACAGAAGAAGATTATAAATTAATTGAAAATACAGTCGTTAGAATAGTAAATGATATTGTTGCAACAATTCCAGAATACAATCCAAACTTGTATAAACAAATGCCAGAAAAATATAGTTTAAAAGATGCCTAA
- the atpH gene encoding ATP synthase F1 subunit delta, which translates to MYEKRHISAYAVAIFDLAKEEDKFEILQTEFETLKEFADNKEFIDYLANYDISETHKFETIDIAFKDFHWITTNFIKVIVSRKVVSYLKKIIIEYLKLSNHELRIRFVDVISAFPIDEKQLLDIKNKLQENTRRKVRITHHVDPNLISGFKIVSRTEVLENNIKKELDKLKNDILINKKEV; encoded by the coding sequence ATGTATGAAAAAAGACATATATCAGCCTATGCAGTAGCAATATTTGATTTAGCAAAAGAGGAAGATAAATTCGAAATTCTTCAAACAGAATTCGAAACACTTAAAGAATTTGCGGATAACAAAGAATTTATTGATTATTTAGCAAATTATGATATTAGTGAAACACATAAATTCGAAACAATTGATATTGCTTTCAAAGATTTTCATTGAATAACTACAAACTTTATTAAAGTTATTGTTTCAAGAAAAGTTGTTAGTTATCTTAAAAAAATAATTATTGAATATCTAAAACTTTCAAATCACGAATTAAGAATTCGTTTTGTGGATGTTATATCTGCATTCCCAATTGATGAAAAACAACTTTTAGATATTAAAAACAAACTTCAAGAAAACACACGTAGAAAAGTTAGAATTACACACCATGTTGATCCTAATTTAATTAGTGGTTTCAAAATTGTTTCACGTACTGAAGTTTTAGAAAATAATATTAAAAAAGAATTAGATAAATTAAAAAATGATATTTTAATTAATAAAAAGGAGGTTTAG
- the atpF gene encoding F0F1 ATP synthase subunit B has translation MILNIDKFQKLAAEVSNSTPSAGEQLKEKFLGIFPSIPLMIATILAFVIVFAALWFFLYKPVKKMMQDRHNFIQSNIDDSISKKEESIKTLNEANVQLKNAHVQADNILTKAKLKAEKVAEFYKNQATIKSKRLLDETRLDISTQQKEFDENSKKYIVEIATQLSEKILKREISKDTQDKIIDQFLNSNKEVEEL, from the coding sequence ATGATATTAAATATTGATAAATTTCAAAAATTAGCAGCAGAGGTAAGTAATAGTACTCCGAGTGCTGGAGAACAACTTAAAGAGAAGTTTTTAGGTATTTTCCCAAGTATTCCATTGATGATAGCTACTATTCTTGCTTTCGTTATAGTATTTGCTGCATTATGATTCTTTCTATACAAACCGGTTAAAAAAATGATGCAAGATCGTCATAATTTTATCCAAAGTAACATAGATGATTCAATCAGTAAAAAAGAAGAAAGTATTAAAACATTAAACGAAGCAAATGTGCAACTTAAAAATGCACACGTGCAAGCTGACAACATCCTTACAAAAGCTAAATTAAAAGCAGAAAAAGTAGCTGAATTTTACAAAAATCAAGCTACAATCAAATCAAAACGTTTATTAGATGAAACAAGATTAGATATTAGTACTCAACAAAAAGAATTTGATGAAAATTCAAAAAAATATATTGTTGAAATTGCGACACAATTATCTGAAAAAATACTTAAACGTGAGATTTCAAAAGACACACAAGATAAAATTATTGATCAATTTTTAAATTCAAATAAAGAGGTTGAAGAGTTATAA
- the atpE gene encoding ATP synthase F0 subunit C, producing MIIESVQKLAAEASNATTQAAANNGGDLKTGLLAIGAGLAAIGVLGTGIGQGYAAGKAAEAVGRNPEAEKKVRNMLIVGAGIAESSAIYAFVIAILILFVL from the coding sequence ATGATTATAGAATCAGTTCAAAAATTAGCAGCAGAAGCTTCAAATGCAACAACACAAGCGGCAGCAAACAACGGTGGAGATTTAAAAACAGGATTATTAGCAATCGGTGCTGGTTTAGCAGCAATCGGTGTTCTTGGTACAGGGATTGGACAAGGTTATGCGGCAGGTAAAGCTGCAGAAGCTGTTGGTAGAAACCCAGAAGCTGAGAAAAAAGTTAGAAACATGTTAATCGTTGGTGCCGGAATTGCTGAATCATCAGCTATTTATGCTTTCGTTATTGCTATATTAATTCTTTTTGTATTGTAA